The uncultured Dysgonomonas sp. genome contains the following window.
AGTCGTAGGATAACCGTAGTGTGTGCCATCAACACCAGGATATACATAACTGAATTCAGCACCCGAAAGATTGACGCCGAAATTTTCTATTGCGATTTCAGGTTCGGGGGCTGGAATTGGCTCCGGTTTTTTATTTTCTTTTATGTCATCACTATCGCCGCAAGAGGCAAAAGCGACAGAAAAAGGGCAGAAAAAAAATAGCAGGTATATGATACTTCTCATAAATAAAATATTTTTGTGGTATGTAAATAATATTTTATTTCCACAAGCCTTCTGGCATTTGAAACTCGGCTTGTGGAAATTCTTTTATTAGCAAAGCTTTACTGTTGTTGCCTTCTGATATTTATCTTTTTTGCAAAACGGATATTTGTAACTGATACATCTGTGGGAACACCTAAACCTCCATTTATATATTGGAAAATAAATACATTTGCTGTTTCTTTAATTGTATTTACTCCGGAACTATTAACTAAGTAGTATTTCCCATCAGAAGTTCTTGTTGCCCATTTGTCATATGTTGTATATGGAATACCGGAGGCAGCAGGAACCCATTCGAATTCGACAGCAGGTCTCATTCCATTAAACGCCATTCGTACACGAGCTCCGGAATTTGTTATAGGAACTTCCTCTTTTACATAAATTTCATATTTGAGCTCATAGTCCAATGGGTTGGCTCTCAGATCATCATACCGTGAGTCTGTTAATGGAGCGTTAAACCCATAACTCGCAACCATTTGATGTGTACTATTGTTTGCAACAGTTCCGCTTACACGCGACAGATTCATTCCTGCGATTAATGGAATAGGATCTCCGTTTTTTGTCCCGTCGGTAGCCAATCCTTTTGTCGCATTATGGGTCAGATATGACGCTCCGTAGTCTATGAATTGGATTCCTGTATCGCGAAATGGAAGTTCAATTGGCTCAGTTCCCAATACGCTCGTAATTCTGGTACTTGATAATGTTAATACCGAGTTGTTATTTATACCTTCTGGCACGAGAAAACTCATTTTAGTATCCGTACATTCCACTATTGTAACCGGATTGCCGTTTATCAATGCCGTCCCATTTTCGGGAGTTAAATCGTATAAGCGCAGGTTTTCTCCCAATACATCTACGACATCGCCCGAATTGCCAAACTCTAGGGAAAAGCCTGTGATAATCAAATCGGGGAAAGCTATTTTTATCGGATAGGTTACTGTTCCTTTTTCTGTTGTCACTGTTACCGAATTTGTAATTTCGTTAGGAACGGTATTTGGTACCGGTACAACTATTTGTTTGGAAAGTGCATATATTTCTTTTATATCAACCTCCTGGTCATTAAATTTGATAGATGTAACTTTACTTAGATTATCACCATATATTTTTAACATTTGGCCAAAACTTACAACGGAGAGATTATCTTCACTATCATCTATCGATGCTATGCGATTAATGCTGGGGGGGCCGTACGATGTTGATTCATCATCGTAGTTGTCATTATATGTAACAATGTCATTGCATGAGATAAAAAACATTGTTAAACAAAATATAAGAGAACAATAGTTCAATGTTTTATTTTTCATATTCAGATTTCATTTTAATATTAATTCCAACCGGGATTATTCTCGGTAATAGCTGTATTTGTCAACAGTTCATCCTGAGGGATCGGGTATAAAAGGTGCTTAGACTCTCTCTTTTTGTTTGTATTTATTTCGTCTACCGAACCGATTGCATTCATAACATCTAAATAGATTCCCCAACGGATCAAATCCCAGCGTCTGTCAGATTCATATGCCAGTTCCATGGCTCTTTCTTCGATTACAGCCGAACGAAAATCTTCTTTTGTTTCCAGATCCCCTACATTATTTCCTATACTGAATTCGGTAGCACTACTTCTGCGCCGGATAGAGTTTAATGCTTCTAAAGCATCGGAATTAAGCCCATCTATTTCATTCGATGCTTCAGCATAGATAAGAACTACATCAGCATAACGTAACAATGGCAACATAGCGTCGGTGCGAGTTATCGCCCGATTGGAAACATCTGTATATTTTGTGACATAAGCTAGATTTGATTCTCCTGTACCCGAACTGTATGATTTCCCGTCATTAAATGGAGCGATGGGGTCTCCCACTACATTATTATTAGCATCTTTTCCAGTGGCCCTTATTTTCCATTTTTCGTTGTTCGGATAAAATGAACCTGTCCCATAAGGAGCCTGATTCTCTCGGACATACCGATGCATAACACCATCAATCGCACGCATATCACTCTCGTCATCAAAAAGTTTATACCAATGATCTCGCAAACCATGTGACAGTCCTCCACCGCTAGGTACATATCCGTCCACGATCTGCCCGCAATATGCTCTCCAAAATAATGCTCCGAAATAACTATCTCCGGAAATAGTTCCCAACCTGAAGAAATGCTCTTTACTATTTTGACCGGATTTCTTCCACAATGAAGAATAGGGTATAAGTTCGTGATCTCCGTAAAGTTTTTCTATTACAATTTCTTTTGCCAAATCACGAGCTAAGGTATAATATTCTTGCGAATCGAATGATTCGTATCCGGCCACCTGTTGTTTGTGAACAGTGACAATCTGAGGGTTAGTAAATACTTTAGTCGTTCCACTCAGGGTAAACGGGATACCACCTTTAACTTTAATTATTCCGGAAGGCATGGATGCAGAACCTATAGTTGCATATACCTTAGCCAACATTGCTGCTGCTGCCCCCGCATTTACCCGTCCTTCGACAAAGTTTGGATCTGTGTTCTTATAGAGATTATCTTTGGCATGAATCAACAGTTCTATTATATGTGCATATACCTCTGTAATAGGACGACGAGGTTGGTTCGGGTCGTTGCCTTGATTGATAGATGATGTATAAATCGGACAAGCTCCGTAGGCTCTTACAATAAGGAAGTATCCATAAGCCTTTAGAAAATTGATTTCAGCCAATACATTCTCTTTATGACGAGGTGTTGTATTCACCATTTTTTCGACGTGGTAAGATGCTTCATTGCCCCGATTGATTAATTCATATCCGAGTTTCCATACCGGATCCGGTTGATTTGTAGATCCCTGGAAATTTCCTGATCCCATTTCTCCGAATGCCCAGTTAGGTCCTGTAACATAGTCATTATCTAGTTCGATGCATCGAGGAAATTCGTCGTAGGTATACATGCGTGACAGACCGGCATATGTACCCATAGCCCACATATCGGCTCCTTCATTCGAGTCTTCTATCTGTCCATCATTGATTTTGGCATAAGGCTTCTCCTCCAAAAAATCGTTACAGGAAGAAAGTGAAGTTATAATCAGTAAAACACCGATAATTGATCCTATATATTTAAATTGTTTTTTCATAATAATTTTGGTTTGATATTTAAAATTGCACTTTTAATCCGAACGAGAATGTTCGGCTGGCAGGATATGAGTATATATCAACACCCCTGCGGGCAGGATCGGATCCAAAAGCATTTACATCAGGGTCATACCAGCTGTAGTCAGTGATGGTCAATAAATTGCTGGCACTGGCATAAACATTGATAGAGTTTATGTCTTTACAAAATTTAGGTTTTTGAAATGTATATCCGATATTGATGTTTTTCAGGCGGATATACGATCCGTCTTCGATATATCTGTCCGATATCAACCATGTTCTTTTCGGTTGATTAGTGGCTTTAGGCCAAGTAGCCGTTTCACGCGTATCGGAAGTCCAACGACCGTCATATACTGCAGTCGGGATATTGGTTGTATTATACAGTGTTACATTCATTAAATTGCCATTGAAGATGTCATTTCCCTGAACGCCCTGAATAAAGAAGCTAAAAGTAAAATCTTTCCACGAAAAATTATTTGTTATTCCGAATGTATAATCAGGATTTGTATCACCGATAATATCCATGTTTTCGCGATATTTTATCTCACCTATCATTGATTTTACTGTGGCTGCATCCGCATTTGCATAAGTAGGATTTGCCCTTACTTCCGCCTCATTGTCATAGAATCCGTCCTCGACATAACCATAGATTGCACCAATAGGCATTCCATTTCGCTGGATAAATACATTATCGGCCTTATACCAGAGCCTGTTGGAAAACTGATCTGCATTCAGATCGCTGATACGATTTTTATTGAAAGATAGGTTGCCGTTTACAGACCATTTGAACGGATTACCTGTCAAGATATCGTATGCGACTGTGAATTCAAGCCCTTCATTGGTTACCGTTCCGAAATTCACAAGACGATAACCATAGCCTGATGATGGCGGGATTTTAACATTCTGAAGTAAGTCCTTTGTTTTTTTATGATAATAATCTACTGTCATACTCAGGCGATTGTTGAGAAATCCGAAATCAATGCCAGCATTATATTGATCGGTTGTTTCCCATTTCAGATTCTCATTATATACATGATCCCCAGCGAAACCACTTGTTTGACCTCCACCAATAGGGTAATTTGACACTTTGAGGGTATACATGGTTTGGTAATCCTGGATACCCTGATTTCCTGTTTGTCCAAAACTTAATCTGAGTTTTAGATTATCAAAAATATTCAGATTCTTAATAAATTCTTCCTCAGAGGCTCGCCATGCGAAAGCTCCCGATGCAAAATTTGCATATTTGAACTTTGCGGAATGAAATTTAGAGGATCCGTCACGGCGGAAACTGGCTGTAAATATATATTTATTATTGAGTACATAATTAGTTCTTCCCAAAACAGAGAACAGCCTGCTTCTTGTCCTGTTCGATTTTAGGGCATCGGGCAGTAGTGCAGCTCCCATATCATAATTCTCGGTAAAATCGGTTGGGAATTGAGACGCACTCATTGCTTTTTCGGTAAGCATTGTCTGTTCGAAAGTTACAGCACCGACAACATTAAGGCTGTGTATTTTGTTGAACACTTTATTGAAAGTCAACATCGATTCGGTTGTCGTATGCGAACGCCTGTTATCACTCCAACCTCCCCTGCCGTTTGTCGTACCTAATCGACCTTCCCCCGTGTCACGATTATAATAGGTACTTCGTTCATTGAAAAAGTTGTTTAATCCGAGATTTTGACGAAATGTTAACCCTTTCATCAAATTTACACTCAAGTATGAGGATGCAAATATGTTTGAACTGGCCAATTCGTTTTTGGCTGATTCAACATATGTCCGTGGATTGGCCGACAACCACAATAAATCTTCACTTTGCGAATAATCGCCATAGTATATTGTTGAAGGGTAAAGTAGAGCTGAACGAAGTATGCTATAATCAAGGGAGTTTCCTTTAGCAAAGTCGGTAACCGAGTTCGTATAGTTGAGATTAAGCCCTACAGTAATATTTCTTGTTATTTTTTGCCCTATGTTTGCTCTAAGGGTATAACGGTCGAAACCTGTATTTTCAATAATTCCATCTTGTGTTGTATAGTTACCTGAGAAAGAGTAATTACCACGATCGTTGGCTCCCGATATTTGTAAGTTATACTCTTGGGATATACCTGTCTGGAAAATCTGATCCTGCCAGTCGGTTCCTTCTACCCATTGGTTCCATACACCTCCTGCCGGGTCTGTTCCGCTATACCATCCCGGACTCAAAAAATCTTCAGGTGAAGGAGTATATTCTCCGTTTACTACAGTTCCATTGTTGGTGGTGTACTTCCAGATACCCGGTGTGGGATAAGTATATTGTGTGAATGAACCTCCGTCATAAAAGGCTCCATTATCCTGTTGCTCGTTGCGATATCGTGCATAATGGTAAGCATCCAACACTTCGACTTTCTTCCTCAGCGACGAAATACTGATATTTGTGGTAAATTCTATTTTTGGTTTTCCTTTTTCTCCCTGTTTAGTCGTAATTATAACAACTCCGTTTGCCCCACGTGACCCGTAGATGGCTGTAGCTGAGGCGTCTTTCAGGACTTCAATGGATGCTATGTCGTGAGGATTGATAAACGATAGGGCATTTCCTGTCGGTTCGACACTGTTGTCTCTGTTTTCGGCACTCTGAGGTGAAGTCGGCGGAACAAAAGGTATTCCATCCACAATGTATAATGGTTGAGAATCTGTTGAGAATGAGTTGATGCCACGTACCTGCAAATTAATCCCCCCTCCCGGAGCTCCATCGTCTTGTGTTACGGATACGCCGGCTAAGCGTCCTTGGAGAGCTTGATTGATACTCGATGACGGATTTCCGGCTAATAATTCGTCTGCTTTTACTTGGACTACTGCTCCTGATAAATCACTCTTCTTCATTGTTCCGTATCCGACAACGACTACTTCATCCAGCATTTTCGTATTTTCGTCAAGAGTTACATTAATTGTATTCTTGTTGCCAACTTTTATCTCCTGATTAAGATACCCCAAATAAGAAAATACGAGAATTGCATCCGTATTCTTTACATTAATTTTATACGAACCATCTAGTTCTGTAATAGTTCCCGTTTTTTCATTTTTTACAGTGACACTCACTCCGATTAGAGGTTCTCCGGTTTTATCCACTACTTTTCCTGTAATAGTTATCGGACTCTGAGCAATTCCTTCTGAACCTGTCACTTTTATCGTATTCTCAGCTGAGTTTATCGTATTATTGCCTAACACAAATAGGAAAAGCATTAAACTTAATACCAAGGTCGTTTTGCCAGACAGATATGTCAGGCAGAACCTCTTCCGATCCTTTCTCGATAAATAGTCTTTTGTCATAAATTTGTTTTTATTAATTATGAATATTAGATTTGGTTGTGAACTTCATTTTCATTTTTTTAGAAAAAAATGTGTTGAAATTTATTCACATGATGAGAGGTTAGTCATTACAAGATATTAGTTACGGTTATCCTAATATAATTCTAATACGTATCTTTCATTGTACAAATATACTTGGTAATAGCATCTACAATCAAGTAGTTTTTATCCTATTATTGGTATTTTATTGCGGCTACAGAGAAGGGCGTATATGTATATAATCCATTGTAAATCACCAGCATATTGGAAAAACAATCTTTCCTTTAGAAAATCGTCAAACAATGTTTTTATTTTCAATCAGTTATAGCACAGTCGAGGATTTCATAGGATTACAACAAGATCCGTGTACCTTGATAATTTTCGCGAAATTCGCTAGGGGTACAATTTTTCTTCTTCCTGAATACTCTATTAAAGTTTGACAGATTATTAAAGCCGCAAGCAAAACATATTTCAGCAACATTGTTTGTAGTGTCAATAAGCATACGGCATGCATATCCTAAACGTATATCATTAAGTAAATCGACATAATTGCGTCCTCCTGTAGATCTTTTTACAAAACGGCTAAAAGCTGTTTCTGACATATTCAAAAGACCAGCAACATTTTTGTGCCGTAACGGTTTATTATAANTGTGTATTTTGTTGAACACTTTATTGAAAGTCAACATCGATTCGGTTGTCGTATGCGAACGCCTGTTATCACTCCAACCTCCCCTGCCGTTTGTCGTACCTAATCGACCTTCCCCCGTGTCACGATTATAATAGGTACTTCGTTCATTGAAAAAGTTGTTTAATCCGAGATTTTGACGAAATGTTAACCCTTTCATCAAATTTACACTCAAGTATGAGGATGCAAATATGTTTGAACTGGCCAATTCGTTTTTGGCTGATTCAACATATGTCCGTGGATTGGCCGACAACCACAATAAATCTTCACTTTGCGAATAATCGCCATAGTATATTGTTGAAGGGTAAAGTAGAGCTGAACGAAGTATGCTATAATCAAGGGAGTTTCCTTTAGCAAAGTCGGTAACCGAGTTCGTATAGTTGAGATTAAGCCCTACAGTAATATTTCTTGTTATTTTTTGCCCTATGTTTGCTCTAAGGGTATAACGGTCGAAACCTGTATTTTCAATAATTCCATCTTGTGTTGTATAGTTACCTGAGAAAGAGTAATTACCACGATCGTTGGCTCCCGATATTTGTAAGTTATACTCTTGGGATATACCTGTCTGGAAAATCTGATCCTGCCAGTCGGTTCCTTCTACCCATTGGTTCCATACACCTCCTGCCGGGTCTGTTCCGCTATACCATCCCGGACTCAAAAAATCTTCAGGTGAAGGAGTATATTCTCCGTTTACTACAGTTCCATTGTTGGTGGTGTACTTCCAGATACCCGGTGTGGGATAAGTATATTGTGTGAATGAACCTCCGTCATAAAAGGCTCCATTATCCTGTTGCTCGTTGCGATATCGTGCATAATGGTAAGCATCCAACACTTCGACTTTCTTCCTCAGCGACGAAATACTGATATTTGTGGTAAATTCTATTTTTGGTTTTCCTTTTTCTCCCTGTTTAGTCGTAATTATAACAACTCCGTTTGCCCCACGTGACCCGTAGATGGCTGTAGCTGAGGCGTCTTTCAGGACTTCAATGGATGCTATGTCGTGAGGATTGATAAACGATAGGGCATTTCCTGTCGGTTCGACACTGTTGTCTCTGTTTTCGGCACTCTGAGGTGAAGTCGGCGGAACAAAAGGTATTCCATCCACAATGTATAATGGTTGAGAATCTGTTGAGAATGAGTTGATGCCACGTACCTGCAAATTAATCCCCCCTCCCGGAGCTCCATCGTCTTGTGTTACGGATACGCCGGCTAAGCGTCCTTGGAGAGCTTGATTGATACTCGATGACGGATTTCCGGCTAATAATTCGTCTGCTTTTACTTGGACTACTGCTCCTGATAAATCACTCTTCTTCATTGTTCCGTATCCGACAACGACTACTTCATCCAGCATTTTCGTATTTTCGTCAAGAGTTACATTAATTGTATTCTTGTTGCCAACTTTTATCTCCTGATTAAGATACCCCAAATAAGAAAATACGAGAATTGCATCCGTATTCTTTACATTAATTTTATACGAACCATCTAGTTCTGTAATAGTTCCCGTTTTTTCATTTTTTACAGTGACACTCACTCCGATTAGAGGTTCTCCGGTTTTATCCACTACTTTTCCTGTAATAGTTATCGGACTCTGAGCAATTCCTTCTGAACCTGTCACTTTTATCGTATTCTCAGCTGAGTTTATCGTATTATTGCCTAACACAAATAGGAAAAGCATTAAACTTAATACCAAGGTCGTTTTGCCAGACAGATATGTCAGGCAGAACCTCTTCCGATCCTTTCTCGATAAATAGTCTTTTGTCATAAATTTGTTTTTATTAATTATGAATATTAGATTTGGTTGTGAACTTCATTTTCATTTTTTTAGAAAAAAATGTGTTGAAATTTATTCACATGATGAGAGGTTAGTCATTACAAGATATTAGTTACGGTTATCCTAATATAATTCTAATACGTATCTTTCATTGTACAAATATACTTGGTAATAGCATCTACAATCAAGTAGTTTTTATCCTATTATTGGTATTTTATTGCGGCTACAGAGAAGGGCGTATATGTATATAATCCATTGTAAATCACCAGCATATTGGAAAAACAATCTTTCCTTTAGAAAATCGTCAAACAATGTTTTTATTTTCAATCAGTTATAGCACAGTCGAGGATTTCATAGGATTACAACAAGATCCGTGTACCTTGATAATTTTCGCGAAATTCGCTAGGGGTACAATTTTTCTTCTTCCTGAATACTCTATTAAAGTTTGACAGATTATTAAAGCCGCAAGCAAAACATATTTCAGCAACATTGTTTGTAGTGTCAATAAGCATACGGCATGCATATCCTAAACGTATATCATTAAGTAAATCGACATAATTGCGTCCTCCTGTAGATCTTTTTACAAAACGGCTAAAAGCTGTTTCTGACATATTCAAAAGACCAGCAACATTTTTGTGCCGTAACGGTTTATTATAATTATCCTGTAAATATTTGTATACTTTATCGATATTTATCGAGTCGGAAGAAAAATCATAGTCAGCAAAAGAAGAACTTGATAAAATAATAATGTTGGTGGATAAGGATAAATCATACAGAATAGAGAATAAATTCAAAACAGAATGCCCTCCATCACGTCTACTTGCTAGGTCTAACAATCTGCTTCTTACTTTTAGAATAGTATCTTTCGAGAATGTAACACCTTTTTTTGCATTCTCAAACAATACCTTCATTGATTTGAACTGATTTCTTTGCAATAGATCTTTATCTATCAAATCGGGATGAAATTGAATTGTTATTTCTTTTATTTCCTTCGTTCTACATTTACCATTTAGCCATGCATGGCTTAAGTTCGAGCCAGTAATAAGAGTTAATTCCATGTCATCTATACTCTCTATACTGTCTCCAACAACTCGTCTAGCCCCTTTTGCATTCTCAATATAATTGAGCTCATATTCGATATGCGTATGAATAGGATATGTAAATTCTTTTTTTATCCGTGAAAAGATAGTAAAACAGTCTTCCTTAGATAAGGGCGTTAGCTCTCTTAATATGGCATTTTTCATATTCAGCTAATTTTAAATTTAGAACCAATTGAGAATAACAAATTGCTATTTTCACACTAAAAAGAGCAACGGTCCTTTAATCCTTATGAACTATTGCATATTCAATATTCAAGATATTGGCTATTTTAGCAATTGTCGATGCATGGTGTCCAATACCTAAGGCAAAGTGATGTGTAGGGCCCTCGTTTACCCATTTCTTGAGAAAACTCCTTATATCTGATCCAAAGAAACCACGTGTATTTGTATTTCCGGTTGGTGGTATCGGGCCACTGACAGATTCTCCTTCTGCTATAACAAATTTAAACTTCCCGTTGTAAGTTGAATTTATAGATAGTATGGTTATAGGACCTTCCTTTATTTTAAATTCCACTCCGGCTCCATACCCTGGTTTTCCATGATATTTCTTCAGGCTTCGCAATACCGGCTTCCCATCTGCAATAGATATATTATGTGGTCCGTCATGACCGACAAGAACGAAACCCTCCTTGAAATCGACCGGATGAAATTCAGCAAAACTGCCACCGATATCTAATCTGTCCATTATCATAAGAGCAATTAATGTCTTCAGATCCGATTCTCCACACATAGGGATATGTCGGGCTGTAAGAAGAGAGTTTCCAACGATCAAATTAGACATTACCCGACGCAACTCACTGTTGGCCGCTCCATCGTAATAATAGGCTAATCCATCCAGTCTGTGTTTCGCAATGAAATTTTCAAGTGCAACGCTTACCTTTGCAGCGATAAACAAATCTTCTTTCTTTAATTTAATCGCAATTGGGTCTGATTCTGGATCAGGGGTATCGAAGAAATTTAATATTTGCTCTTCTTTTTCGGAAATATCTTTTTCTTTTACATCCTCATAGCATGCCATTAGTTGATTCGGTTCGCATGCTACGATATGACATCCAAAAAAAGACGTTAACATTGTGGGGTCAGTATGCATATCGAGCATTGAATTAAGAGGATGTCCGATGTGTCCTAACTGTGCATTCTTTAAATCATGCAATACTTTTGCAATCTTACAGTACTCGTTTATTTCATTATCTACAAGGCTATCATCATACAGTGTTCCAATAATCGTATATGGTGCCTTTTTTCCAAGACGTAATGCTACTCCTGTAAATTCAGGGAGTGCACATATGTCATCATTCATTAATTGCATATAGGTTGATGCTTTGGTGTAATCCATTGCTTCAAGAGGTTGTAGTGCCACAAGGACTATCGGCACATTTATATTTCTCGCAATCGTAGCAAAAGTGCCCGATGTACCGTAAGTCAGCATATCGCAGAATAAGAGGTCGACATTGCTTGCCTTCATATTTTTCACTACTTCATATGCTTTTTCCGGAGAATCTATCATTCCAAAGTTTTGGACACATATGTCATCTGGTATCTTTTTTATAAAGACTTCCAGTTTTTCCATCATTTCGTCTAACAATCCCTCAAATTGACTCCAATAAACATCATATCCAATACCAAAGACTCCTATATTGGCAGTTTGTGGATGATGTAATTTCATTTGAGAATTCAATGTCTGTTCTAAGACTTTCTCTTCTTTTACAACTTCATTCATGCTCTCTGTTTTTAAGTTAACGCACTAAGTTTTTTTTGAAAAAAAATTATATTTTCAATTTTATTTTTGGTATAAACAAGACAAATATTATAAATGCTATCGGATACATTAATCCGGCATATATCCATAATACAGTGTAAGAATAAGTAATAATATAGCCTGTAAGAGGATTGATTATAAGCGATGATATTGCTCCTGCAGAGCCTGACAGACCGACAATAGTCGATGTAGATTTTTTACCAAATGTGTCACCTATGCATGTTATGTAATTCGTAATCCATAAACCATGTGCAAAAAATGCAAGAGACATGACTACAATAACAATTGTTGTAGATTCAATCCAACTAATAAAAAATACCGGCACAGTCAACACCGCGGCAATTCCCATAACCAATCTCCTTGAGTAACTGAGTTTTTTAGTCTTATTGTAAATAACATCTGAAAATACTCCTCCAAGAACATTGGCTATCCCTAGAGCCAAAAATGGTATCCAGGTAATGTATCCGATAACATCCAGACTTAATCCCCGATCGTCGCTTAGGTATTTCGGTATCCAGAACATATAAAAGTAAAAGATAGGATCAAGCAGGAAACGCATGATTATATATACTTTGGCCTCTTTTGATTTCATCGAACTTTTCAACTCTTTCCAGCTAAAAGAATTACCTCCTTTTTCTTGAACTTTTCCCTGACTATATTTGTAATAAAGTTTGTCGCGAGTTAGCAAATACCACGCTAAAACCCAAATCAATCCAAAGAGACCACAACCAAAAAATATGTACCGCCAATCAGCATAATTGAGGAGATATGCACATA
Protein-coding sequences here:
- a CDS encoding AraC family transcriptional regulator — protein: MKNAILRELTPLSKEDCFTIFSRIKKEFTYPIHTHIEYELNYIENAKGARRVVGDSIESIDDMELTLITGSNLSHAWLNGKCRTKEIKEITIQFHPDLIDKDLLQRNQFKSMKVLFENAKKGVTFSKDTILKVRSRLLDLASRRDGGHSVLNLFSILYDLSLSTNIIILSSSSFADYDFSSDSINIDKVYKYLQDNYNKPLRHKNVAGLLNMSETAFSRFVKRSTGGRNYVDLLNDIRLGYACRMLIDTTNNVAEICFACGFNNLSNFNRVFRKKKNCTPSEFRENYQGTRILL
- a CDS encoding L-fucose/L-arabinose isomerase family protein — encoded protein: MNEVVKEEKVLEQTLNSQMKLHHPQTANIGVFGIGYDVYWSQFEGLLDEMMEKLEVFIKKIPDDICVQNFGMIDSPEKAYEVVKNMKASNVDLLFCDMLTYGTSGTFATIARNINVPIVLVALQPLEAMDYTKASTYMQLMNDDICALPEFTGVALRLGKKAPYTIIGTLYDDSLVDNEINEYCKIAKVLHDLKNAQLGHIGHPLNSMLDMHTDPTMLTSFFGCHIVACEPNQLMACYEDVKEKDISEKEEQILNFFDTPDPESDPIAIKLKKEDLFIAAKVSVALENFIAKHRLDGLAYYYDGAANSELRRVMSNLIVGNSLLTARHIPMCGESDLKTLIALMIMDRLDIGGSFAEFHPVDFKEGFVLVGHDGPHNISIADGKPVLRSLKKYHGKPGYGAGVEFKIKEGPITILSINSTYNGKFKFVIAEGESVSGPIPPTGNTNTRGFFGSDIRSFLKKWVNEGPTHHFALGIGHHASTIAKIANILNIEYAIVHKD
- a CDS encoding MFS transporter, whose amino-acid sequence is MKLKTTYFWIIIVMLLLATALSYMDRQVLSISIIRIKEDLGITDVEYGFINSGFLVSYALMFSLSGIFMDRFGSRKGLSYSVGFWSFATLLHGFATKAFHFGFFRFLLGVGEGGCFPGAVKAVQECAPENKQAIGVGIAIGGSAIGSVIALPLCAYLLNYADWRYIFFGCGLFGLIWVLAWYLLTRDKLYYKYSQGKVQEKGGNSFSWKELKSSMKSKEAKVYIIMRFLLDPIFYFYMFWIPKYLSDDRGLSLDVIGYITWIPFLALGIANVLGGVFSDVIYNKTKKLSYSRRLVMGIAAVLTVPVFFISWIESTTIVIVVMSLAFFAHGLWITNYITCIGDTFGKKSTSTIVGLSGSAGAISSLIINPLTGYIITYSYTVLWIYAGLMYPIAFIIFVLFIPKIKLKI